The following is a genomic window from Caldicellulosiruptor danielii.
TATTACATCTGCCTTTTCTATAGCTTCTATTTTAAATTCCTCAAATACAAGGGCTGAAACCTTTTTAAACTGAGGGTTTGTTTTATCAATTGAAAGCTGATTACTACTTGATGATATGATGGATACAATTTCAACTTCAGGATGTCTTAACAAAAGACGAATAAGCTCCAATCCCACATATCCTGATGCTCCTATAATACTTGCTTTTATCAACTTGGTCATCTCCTCTTTGGATTAATGAAGTTTTGTTTTCAACTATGCAAATAATTATACACCACAGTGTATAAAAATACAATACGTTGGCAAATATTTAAATTGATTTATTCGACAAAATGGGGTATTATATACCTATAAATTACATTTTTTGCGGGGTAGATCTTTGATGAACAAAATAAAAAACTTAGCAGCAGTAATTCCAATATTCTTATTGGTTTTTATTACTGCTTTTGCAGCCACCTCATACAAACTCTATGTTGATAACAAGCAAGTCTTTTCAGTTAAAATTTTAGAAAGCAAAGGCAATGTTTACTTTGCACTTGCTGACTTTTTCAAATTAAAAGGGTTTAGTGTTTCATATAATTCAAAATCTAAATCTATCTTAGCAAAAAAGTCCAAGGATACATATCAGTTCTATGTTGACAAGGCATTTTATTATTACAACAAAAGCAAAAAGACTCTTTCAGCCAAAGTTTTTATAAGTGGAGGTAAATCTTATATTTTAGCAAAAGATATGGCTTTGATTTTTGGTTACCACGTTCAAATTGATAAAACAAAAAAGATGGTAAGGTTGAGTACCAAAAAGTTACAGGTTGTTCAATCAAGTTCTTCAAAAAAGCAACCTTCGAATACTTTGACTTCAAGAAGCAGTTTACCAAGAACTGTACAGGAGACAAATTATCTTACTGACATAAAGTATACTATAGAAAATAATAAGTTTACACTGATTGTTTCAGCAACTCAAACTTTGTCTTATAAAGACTACAAACTTTTTAATCCTGATAGGATTGTTTTAGATGTTTTAAATAGTATTGATAATTTGCAAAATAACAGAATAGAAATAAACAAAAATGGTATCTTTAGAATAAGACATGCACAAAATATCGATTCAAGTGGCAACAAATTTTCGCGCATTGTAGTAGATTATGATTCAAGTTTGATAAAGGATTACAAGGTACTATACAAGGGTAACCAAATCAAAATTGAAATAGATTTACCAAAAGTTATAGAGTCAAAGACAAATATAGACAGCAGTGAAGATTATCAGAATCCAGGTTCTCAAAATTCGGACGTTTCTCCTTCCCAAATATATATAATTCAAAAAATTGATGTTATACCTTCTGATGGCTTTACTCTTGCCCAAATTGAAATTAGTCCAACAGTTGTAAGTGATATTTACAGAGCTGATGAGTCTTTTGTGGTTTTGAATTTGAAGGGAGCCCAATTTTTAGTTCAAAATAATAATCTTTATCAAGTAAATGATGGTAGAGTAGATTTTTATGTTCTATCAAACATTGATCAAGATAGAAGCCAGATTATCTTTTCTTCAAAGGCAAAAGTCTTTGTTTTAAACAAACTGGATGGAAAGTTAGAAGTGGTGTTTGCTGACCAGTATTCAAGCTTAAGAGTAAATTCGCCATCCAGCCTTGTTTTGAGTTCGCCATTTGTATCTCAGATAAGCTATTTTTACGACCAGAGCAGCAATACCATAAGACTTGAGAGCCAATATCCTATCACCATTGCAGACGATGTGTATTCTTTACAAGGTTCAGTTGTGACGACTGTATATTCTGTTTATCAACAGGACAAGTGCGTTGTTTACATTCAAATTAATCCAAACTACATAGCAAACATAAACAAAAGTGGAACTAATATTACAATGAGTTTTTCACAAAAATTACAAAAACCTCAGAAAAGATTGAAAATATTTATCGACCCTGGTC
Proteins encoded in this region:
- a CDS encoding N-acetylmuramoyl-L-alanine amidase, translated to MNKIKNLAAVIPIFLLVFITAFAATSYKLYVDNKQVFSVKILESKGNVYFALADFFKLKGFSVSYNSKSKSILAKKSKDTYQFYVDKAFYYYNKSKKTLSAKVFISGGKSYILAKDMALIFGYHVQIDKTKKMVRLSTKKLQVVQSSSSKKQPSNTLTSRSSLPRTVQETNYLTDIKYTIENNKFTLIVSATQTLSYKDYKLFNPDRIVLDVLNSIDNLQNNRIEINKNGIFRIRHAQNIDSSGNKFSRIVVDYDSSLIKDYKVLYKGNQIKIEIDLPKVIESKTNIDSSEDYQNPGSQNSDVSPSQIYIIQKIDVIPSDGFTLAQIEISPTVVSDIYRADESFVVLNLKGAQFLVQNNNLYQVNDGRVDFYVLSNIDQDRSQIIFSSKAKVFVLNKLDGKLEVVFADQYSSLRVNSPSSLVLSSPFVSQISYFYDQSSNTIRLESQYPITIADDVYSLQGSVVTTVYSVYQQDKCVVYIQINPNYIANINKSGTNITMSFSQKLQKPQKRLKIFIDPGHGGSDPGAIYTKVIDGKKVTYSEKDFNLDISLRLREKLKSFGYEVYMSRDKDVYVDLYDRTRMANNLNVDLFISIHNNAIENSSVRGTMVLYKEKQQNGVISDKQFAQIVLESIVKQVGTQNKGIVERPNLVVLRTSNMPAVLVEVAFGTNPQDLDLLLNDSFKDSVAKAIADAVEYINTNYNK